In the genome of Nocardioides seonyuensis, one region contains:
- the wecB gene encoding non-hydrolyzing UDP-N-acetylglucosamine 2-epimerase, translating into MKVMTVVGTRPEIIRLARVIARLDATEGIEHVLVHTGQNYDHSLNQVFFDDLGLRAPDHYLGVDTSSLGAVLGGVLIETERVLLEERPDAMLVLGDTNSCIATVMAKRLKVPSYHMEAGNRCFDENVPEETNRRLVDHVADFNLAYTEHARRNLLAEGLHPRRVMVSGSPMREVLETFRDQIESSDALGRLGLTAGEYFLVSAHREENVDSPDRLRMLLDCLVAVREKFGKRIVVSTHPRTRKRLEALDDAPDLSGIDFMEPFGFHDYNKLQLEAACVLSDSGTISEESSILGFPAITLRDSIERPEALDSGSIMMTGLAVDDVVRAVGIAMVDGPVTSSHPAGYEVNDTSNRVVRFIASTAGRHGQWAGLR; encoded by the coding sequence ATGAAGGTCATGACCGTTGTCGGGACGCGACCCGAGATCATCCGGCTGGCACGGGTGATCGCGCGCCTCGACGCCACGGAAGGCATCGAGCACGTCCTCGTGCACACCGGGCAGAACTACGATCACTCGCTCAACCAAGTCTTCTTCGACGACCTGGGCCTGCGGGCGCCCGACCACTACCTCGGCGTGGACACGAGCAGCCTCGGAGCGGTCCTGGGGGGCGTGCTCATCGAGACGGAGCGGGTCCTCCTGGAGGAGCGTCCTGACGCCATGCTCGTGCTGGGCGACACCAACTCGTGCATCGCCACGGTGATGGCCAAGCGCCTGAAGGTGCCGAGCTATCACATGGAGGCCGGCAACCGCTGCTTCGACGAGAACGTTCCGGAGGAGACCAATCGTCGACTCGTCGACCACGTCGCCGACTTCAACCTCGCCTACACCGAGCACGCCCGTCGCAACCTGCTCGCCGAGGGGCTGCACCCCCGCCGCGTGATGGTCTCCGGTTCGCCCATGCGCGAGGTGCTCGAGACGTTCCGCGACCAGATCGAATCGTCCGACGCTTTGGGCAGGCTTGGGCTGACCGCGGGGGAGTACTTCCTGGTGAGTGCCCACAGGGAGGAGAACGTCGACTCTCCGGACCGGCTGCGCATGCTGCTGGACTGCCTCGTCGCGGTGCGGGAGAAGTTCGGCAAGCGGATCGTGGTCTCGACCCACCCGCGCACGCGCAAGCGGCTGGAGGCTCTCGATGACGCCCCGGACCTCTCGGGCATCGACTTCATGGAACCCTTCGGGTTCCACGACTACAACAAGCTGCAGCTCGAGGCCGCCTGCGTGCTCTCCGACTCCGGCACGATCTCTGAGGAGTCGTCGATCCTCGGCTTCCCGGCGATCACCCTGCGCGACTCCATCGAACGCCCCGAGGCCCTCGACTCCGGCTCGATCATGATGACCGGCCTGGCCGTGGACGACGTCGTGCGCGCCGTGGGGATCGCGATGGTGGACGGCCCGGTGACCT
- a CDS encoding glycosyltransferase family 1 protein: MSRPVRFRLLEDGRWSGGGSVLLENAREAREQHPVLQGDEHAVPIMARNVPPMGKFPPAPFVVAPQNAWVWTPVARGTKERTLVTGLRVGTRVTYNRASAVIRISEAVPPGQSVPTSEVLHNVLDRGFEIAADRYDERTGLLCEGAFVCVGSNYSFRDLALLVRAHRAYRAGGGERRLVLMGPVGSHAAEKRLQAELHSSDDSVVRRPESTRAECLSALRSAYAAVCPARVEASPVGVLEAAALSPRVLLSDIVGHRGIVGSLDGAGEPAYFRPHDLASLTHNLKELDEAPAHAWRAGIDTVDARQDARGRWGECLAAFLTGLADSITSEVDKEPA, translated from the coding sequence ATGAGTCGTCCGGTCCGCTTCCGGCTCCTCGAGGACGGACGCTGGAGCGGTGGCGGCAGCGTTCTCCTCGAGAACGCCCGCGAGGCGCGTGAGCAGCACCCTGTGCTGCAGGGCGACGAGCACGCGGTGCCGATCATGGCTCGCAACGTGCCGCCGATGGGGAAGTTCCCCCCGGCGCCGTTCGTCGTCGCGCCCCAGAATGCGTGGGTGTGGACACCGGTCGCCAGGGGAACCAAGGAGCGCACGCTCGTGACCGGGCTGCGCGTTGGCACCCGCGTCACCTACAACCGTGCCAGCGCAGTCATCCGCATCTCCGAGGCCGTTCCGCCCGGCCAGTCCGTACCGACGTCGGAGGTCCTCCACAACGTCCTGGACCGCGGCTTCGAGATCGCCGCCGACCGGTACGACGAGCGGACAGGGCTCCTTTGTGAAGGAGCGTTCGTCTGCGTCGGGTCCAACTACTCATTTCGGGACCTGGCCCTGCTCGTGCGCGCCCACCGCGCCTACCGGGCCGGAGGCGGTGAGCGACGGCTCGTCCTCATGGGGCCGGTGGGTTCGCACGCCGCGGAGAAGAGGCTCCAGGCGGAGCTCCACAGCTCCGACGACAGTGTCGTACGACGTCCCGAGTCGACGCGGGCCGAATGCCTGAGCGCGCTGCGCTCGGCCTACGCGGCCGTGTGCCCGGCACGGGTCGAGGCCTCGCCTGTGGGAGTGCTCGAGGCAGCGGCGCTCTCACCGCGCGTGCTGCTCAGCGACATCGTGGGGCACCGGGGGATCGTGGGGAGCCTGGATGGTGCCGGGGAACCGGCCTACTTCCGTCCCCACGACCTCGCGAGCCTGACCCACAACCTCAAGGAGCTGGACGAGGCTCCTGCTCATGCCTGGCGGGCCGGGATCGACACCGTCGATGCTCGCCAGGACGCGCGTGGTCGTTGGGGTGAATGCCTGGCGGCCTTTCTCACGGGACTCGCAGACTCCATCACCTCCGAGGTCGACAAGGAACCCGCATGA